In Humulus lupulus chromosome 7, drHumLupu1.1, whole genome shotgun sequence, the following are encoded in one genomic region:
- the LOC133789458 gene encoding glutathione S-transferase-like — protein MVVGVKVIGTAYSIATMRVMACLYEKDLDFELVPVNLSTGEHKREPFVSLNPFGQVPAFEDGDLKLYESRAITRYIAQEYINRGTDLVFKEPKKQAVESVWAEVEAHHFDPAGIILNWELSVKPRLLGQEVDQAAVDENEDKLVQVLDVYEKRLTESKYLGGDRYTLADLHHLPTAEYLMDTGVKMLFESRPRVSAWLADITARPAWGKVVALRNQALKKRVESAQEGSQNK, from the exons ATGGTGGTCGGCGTTAAAGTCATCGGAACAGCCTACTCAATAGCCACGATGCGAGTCATGGCTTGTCTTTATGAAAAGGATCTTGATTTCGAACTTGTTCCCGTTAACTTGAGTACTGGCGAACATAAAAGGGAACCCTTCGTTTCTCTCAAT CCTTTTGGTCAAGTTCCTGCTTTTGAGGACGGAGATCTAAAGCTATACG AATCGAGAGCAATAACAAGATACATTGCTCAAGAGTACATCAACAGGGGAACAGATTTAGTATTCAAGGAACCAAAGAAGCAGGCCGTCGAGTCTGTTTGGGCTGAGGTTGAGGCCCATCATTTTGACCCAGCAGGCATTATTCTAAACTGGGAGTTGTCCGTGAAGCCCAGATTACTGGGACAAGAAGTGGACCAGGCTGCGGTCGACGAAAACGAGGATAAGCTGGTCCAAGTCCTTGATGTGTACGAGAAGAGGTTGACCGAGTCCAAATACTTGGGCGGCGATCGGTATACGTTGGCTGATCTTCACCACCTACCTACGGCGGAGTATTTGATGGACACGGGTGTTAAGATGCTGTTCGAGTCTAGGCCACGTGTCAGTGCATGGTTGGCTGATATCACTGCCAGGCCTGCTTGGGGAAAGGTCGTGGCTTTGAGAAACCAAGCCTTGAAGAAACGTGTTGAATCTGCACAGGAGGGATCACAAAACAAATAG